AGTATATGTTTGGGTTATTTCTATTATTTGTCTTGGATCAAAATAGAAAAGTTGTCTCAATTTTCGATCCGATACCAATACCTACTTTCGGAAAGAATGTACTTAAAACCGTGGCCGACAATCTAAACCTTGCGCTTGAAGTTGCAAACCCTACATTCAAGGATGATATCTCTAAATGGGAATGCATAGTTCATGATGCTCCAACAAACTCACACTGGTATGATTCTTTTAAACTCATTACAATATTAGTTGATTCATTCAACGCACAttatgtgtttatttcatatatGCAGTGCCTTGTCTGGTTATTTGGTTTTTAATTACATGCACTCATTGTGCGATGGAAAGCTATATTTTCCCATACCCCAGGTGACTATTTACACCATGCTTATTTGTATACACATTGCACATACAACTTGTTATAACAATGTTGTATAATGCCAATGTAGGATGGTTTTCAACTGAGGAAGCAATTTTTGGTGCATATTTTAAAGTAGGAAGAGAATGAAGCTCAAAACAATATCCCATACATTGAACGAAGCATCATTGATCGCATCTATAGATGGACCTTCATTGCTTCAAAAGATGGACCTTCAAAACATGCTTAGTTGCGGTTTTTAGAATATGTTCTTGTAGCAATTATAATATAATTATTATGTGACAGTGAATTTTATGTGAAGACATGTTTATGATATGTGTGTTGGATCACAAATATGTCGCACTTTTTGAAAAAACAATTTGAGTGACATGATAACATTTAGTAGCGATCTGAATTTTCTGTAAAAATCATTTTAGTATTATATCATGTAAACATATTTTGTTTGAgacgtgcgttgcacgtgcaTGCTTACTAgtctactcctaatggagcagttggtagtctcgCCGGTTAATTTTCGTCCCACCTCTCCTGGTTTATTTTTGTCCTCCCTCCCACCTCCCACTTCTCATGGTTTTTTTGGTACCTCCTTGCACCTCACACTGAGTCGTCACGAACCGAAAAAACCTTGTACCGATCCCCCACGCAGTCCAGTTGCTATCCTCCCGTCGCACCCAAAAAAAGCGAAcgaaaaaaatctaaaaaaaaacCTACGAAAATTAACCAGCGAAAAAAACCCCAAACCAATCGCACGCACGTACTAGCGAGGCCTCCCCCCTCGAGCGAGAACCACTCTCACGCACGACTCTGTGCCCTcatccgccgccaccgccgctccatcccttcgccgccgccctcgttcgccgccgccgccgctccatcccttcgccgccgcccttgttcgccgccgccgccgctccatcccttcgccgccgccctcattcgccgccaccgccgctccaTCCCTTCGCCGCCGCCTCTCGATCTTCTGCCTAGGGTTCCCCACCGCCGCTACCCCTACCTCGAGCGTGGGCGGCCACCGGCGAAGGATGCCCGCTCCCCCTCCTCTCCGGCCACACCGGTCTCCTCCCTAACCACAAAGTGGGCGCACGCGGTGCGGGCTCCGGCGAACGCGGTTGCGCGCGATCCAGAGGCCCGCCGGCGCCCACATCCCTCGCCTCTCTGGTCGCACGTCGCCTCCCTAACCACGAAGTGGGCGCACGCGGGGTGGGATCCGGCGAACGCGGCCGCGCACGATCCAGCGGCCCGGCGGCGCCCGCATCCCTCGCCTCTCCGATTGCATGTCTCCTCCCTTCCTACAAAGTGGGTGCACGCAGGGCGGCCACTCCGCCAACCGACTCCAGGAGCTCTGCTTTCGCAACGGCAACATCTACATCAAGCTCGGCCAGCACATCGCACAACTGGTACGGAAAGGAATTCCTAACTCTGTGAGGATACGCCTGAATTCACTTTGGATTCATCTGTGGTAAGATTGCATAATTTTGTGGCTGAGGAACAGCTGCTTGTTTGCTTGTACTACCACAGGTGTATGTGCAGACGATGAGGGCGCCGATGCTCAAGAGGTCGTCCGCGGAGTCATCAAGAAAGATAATGGAGAATTGCCACAAACTGTTAGTTCCTTCATTGCATCACGGCATTGTCTTACACCCTGCTGAAGTAACTCGGTTGTTGTATTGATTAGCAAAACCAAACAATCAGACTGAGTGTGCTTAGTTCAGTTGTTGGCCAACAGAGTATTCACCTTGAATCAGAACCTGGATTTATGCTCAGCTTGTTTTTAGCTTAGAAGAAACTCTGACATAAAATTTGGCTTTCCCCTATTCCCGGTGGTGTAGGTTTTTGCATAATTCTTCCTTGTCCCGCTTGCAAGTGCTTTTCTTGTGCAAGTCCATGTGTCCACAACACATGATGGGGAAAAAGTTGCTGTCAAGATTGTTGTTATTATATAAGAAAAGACTGCAGTTCATTCGTTCACTTATGTTAAGTTTGAACTCTTCAATTATGACAGAAGAGTTCACCAGCATGTTGTCTGTCTTTCACTTTTTTGACCCCTGTTTTGGCTTACTGGTTCAACACGATCACTTGGTGGATACTTCTGTAATAGATATCGCCACCGTGGATTTAGTAGTGAATGCTCTTCATTATATTTTCCCTAAATTTGACTACAGGTAAAACCAGTCAATGGGTGCAACTGTTCTTTGTCTATTACCTtgttctctctctccctcttttttAACATACCACCTCGAAAGCTTTTAGACTTATGCTAATTTTTAGAATTAGTTATGATGGAGAGAAGGACTCCGATCTGGATGCTTTGACTGATGGCGTCTTACCGAAAAATGGCAGGTGGTAGTGTGATATTGTCGTGAATTTTGCTCTCTTcttttaatta
The Aegilops tauschii subsp. strangulata cultivar AL8/78 chromosome 3, Aet v6.0, whole genome shotgun sequence genome window above contains:
- the LOC109734733 gene encoding uncharacterized protein isoform X1, with the translated sequence MSPPFLQSGCTQGGHSANRLQELCFRNGNIYIKLGQHIAQLVYVQTMRAPMLKRSSAESSRKIMENCHKLVLFELIWRDYFRFHPAKYGNSIFLLGNYSGLMPTELYSKLSECIAD
- the LOC109734733 gene encoding putative ABC1 protein At2g40090 isoform X2; protein product: MSPPFLQSGCTQGGHSANRLQELCFRNGNIYIKLGQHIAQLVYVQTMRAPMLKRSSAESSRKIMENCHKLVLFELIWRDYFRFHPAKYGNSIFLLE